In a genomic window of Nitrospirota bacterium:
- a CDS encoding AURKAIP1/COX24 domain-containing protein produces the protein MGSVVKWRKKKMSKHKHKKLLRKTRHQRRK, from the coding sequence GTGGGTAGTGTTGTAAAATGGCGTAAGAAAAAAATGAGCAAACACAAACATAAAAAGCTCCTCAGGAAGACCCGACACCAGAGGAGAAAATAA